Part of the Brassica oleracea var. oleracea cultivar TO1000 chromosome C8, BOL, whole genome shotgun sequence genome is shown below.
CAAGCTTTAGTTTTCATTAGAAAATTGAACAAAAAAAAGAAGTGGAAGTTTGTGCCTTGTTTTACCAAAAAAATACGTTGGTACCTTATTAATCATTTCTTTTAATGAAGAGGAAAGAGTAGGTAAATATTGTTTTAATATTTTTGCATCTAATATGGTAGAATATTAGTTGACTATTGTTAACGGAGAAGAAAGTATGAAACAGCAAGATTGTAGGTAAATCTAGGTTAAATACTTTTGCATTAATTGGTAAAATATACGGAAAATGATGAAACCATTAAATTTGATGATTTTCTAATAAATGAGTCATACTTATATTTTAATAGATAAAATTAGAGACTAATTGTAACATGATTTTCTAGTATTAGGTCTATTAAGTCCATTTTCTAAAAAATTACACATAAATCAAAGCTGTAACTTCTGTTTTAAACTTGACTATTTTTTTGGTATTACCTTATATTTTTTCTAACTATACATTTATTTATTCTAGCTATGATGATTTATCTTTTGTGTTACTGTCAAAAGTTAACGAAAATCCCTAATTTCATGGATTACAATAATTGCCTATATCCAAGCATACCTAATGGCCCACAATAAATGTAAGTCTTATATTGACATTCACAAATATACGACACCTACCATAGCTTTTATTCAAATATGAAATAAATAGAATATAAACATATGAAAAAGAACGAGTTATTATTAATTCTCTATAACCATTCAATTACCAGTTTATATTCCAAAATTAGATTCATATTACTAAATCAGGATGGAGTCTGATAAACTGTATACTATATCATTCATATTTTTTAAGTATTGAACAAGTTAAAAAAAAAGTTTTGATTAAGTTCATATTACCAATTCTTGCATCAATTCAATATATATTAACCAATATACACCTCACGTCTTCAGTTTTACATTTCTTAATGTTAGTAAAATTAATTTTACATTTCATAAAATTTCCTTAAATATTTATAATATTCACTGATTTTAACCATTGGCCGACGTGAGAAATACAGTTTATATTATACATAGAAAACAGAAAATGTAAGCCTTATATCATAATATTTGTACTATTAGAATATAATCATTTTTAAAATCTTCTACAGAAAATGTAAGCCTTATATCATAATATTCTTTTGTTATTACAAGAATTCAAAATTATTTACTTATAAAAAAATAAAAACAAAACACCCGCTTGAGCGTATTGATACAATTATAATCTTAATTTTAATTACCAAAAAATCCAAAACTATAACCAAAACCTAAACCCAAAACATAAAAAATATATGTAATATCGAAATGTATCTTAAATACACAAATATACCTAATATACATAAAACAGTTTAGGTACTATGTGTTCTTGGGTAGGATACAGACTCAAACATAGACCTATAAGTTCAAAAAAAAATACCTAATTGGTACTTTACCTGACCCGAAGCTGAACCAAGCCTTTATTGGTACTTTGCCTAGGACCCAAAGGTTTGGTTCGGCTTTTGGTTAGTTTCTGTTTGATTTTTTCGTCTCGATAAAATGTATATGCCTGAGAGAAAATTACAAAAATTGTACATACAAATTCTCAAATAAACTAATTTATAAATTATATAATATTTTTAAAAACTACCTTTTTCGATATAATATAACTTTGTAATATAATAATATTTAACAATTCCAAAATACTAACTCATCTCAATAATATTAAATTTTAACAATAAAAAAATATCATTAGATTCATATAAGATTGTATCGGATCAACCAGTATCAAATTGCGGGTTAATAATGAGATTTTGGATTTTACCGGGTTTTATCAAGTTTTTATATATTAGATTTTAACTAAATCCAGATTGTATTATATTCGGATTAACGGATTTACCAGCTCAACCGCGGATCTGAGCCTGGTACAAAAATATTTCAAAAACTATTAAAAACCTACAAATCTATGCTGATAAATTATCTCAAATTTGCCAAGTAAATCTTCTATCTTACCAATTCAACAAATAAAACTTTTATAAAATGCACATAAAATATAAAAATATTGTTGTAACATAAGAATATACATACAATATCTCAGTTGTAAGAAAATAAAAAAATACATTGCGATATCTCAAACAAATCAAATGATATATAATTTTAGACAATAAATCATTCCGTTTTTGATATAATACCATTTTGGAACTTATTAATGTACATTAAAACCAAAACATTAATTCATATTGAACATTGTTATTAGCCGAAAAATCCGCGTTTTCGAAACGCGGGTCAAAATCTAGTATGTGTTAATATTTAATTGGTTGGTATTTTAAAATTTATAAGAAATCTATATCAGATTTTTTTTTTTTTTAATTTTTGTTTTAGAATCTTTCAAAGTCTCTTATGAAAATCTCTAGTGTGTGTTTCTTAATATTTTAAGAGATTCAAGATTAGATGCTTCCACTGAAGGTGTTTTATCGAGCCCCTCTAAAAGAACAAACTACAAAAGACAAGATGCGTATTTTATACGAGAAGTCCTGCATTAGAAAATGATAACTCGTCCGAGATAATTTCACTTTTGATATATCTTCATCCGAGGTAACGAAGTTCGTTTTATGATCTTGGTCCTTGAAGATTTCTTAAATAGTCATTTTTTTTTTGAAAAGAATAAATAATAATAAGTATCCACCTTATACTATAATATATCAGAAGATAGTGAGAAAAACCTTTTTAAGTATCCTACGTACGTTAGTTGGAGACGTGGAGTGATTTGAATAGTGCTATATAATTTGAGGAATGTAATATTACACCAAATATGTAAGCTTTAATACTAACTTCAACACCTTTTGTGTTCTATTGTTATTATTACATCAACAAAGTCATTATTGATCATATGTATCGCACCATATCAATGCTAGTTGACCGAAGAACACTGTATGAAATATCAATGAAATTATGAAAGTATGTTTCAAAACTGACGTAACCAAACTTTATAACTCGAAGTTATAATCGACGTAGTTCAAGACTGAGAGAAGCTCGTCGCGGCTATCTAGTCTCCTTTTTTGGTACCGGAGAAGAATTTGGTCACTGGAGCGCCAATTTACATACTGTGTCTGTACAAGTTTAATTAGCATACCTACTCTTTAGACTTGGGGTTCGTTTCATATTAGATGTGTGATTCACGTGATTTGCTAATAGCCATATATGTCTACCTCAACGTGGTCCAACGGAAGGCCTACAATACTTTTCCGATTTTGTTGTATTACGAACGGTGTTTGGAATTACGCTTAGGGTAAGCTCTAACGCAAAATTAATTAACGGATAGTTGTTTAAGAGATTTCAATCACACTCGAGATATTTTTTTCGAAAGACAATTAATCATGATGTCTTAATATTTCGTGAAAAATAATAATTTTTTTCTAAAGAATAAAGTAGTATAGTATTTTGTTTCCAGAAAGCGTTCATATAGGTCGTAAGGTATCCTAGGAAATTAATTATTGAATCGGTAATTACAGAAAAAAAAATCTTGAAATCTTAGGAAACTTTTTCCTCTACAAACTTATCAGTGATTTAATGAGTCTTTCAAAAAAAAACTCAAATCAGATTTTTTTTATTGCCGTGTGGAATATATATCGTTTTATGATATCAGGGATTTATTTGGAGTTGAATCTACTAAAAAATTTCTATGGTGTCTCTAGGTTCGTTTCTATGTGTCTCAGGGAGTAAATATAGCTAGCACCAATAAAGCTCTTACGCTTACCTTCCTGCAACATTGCAAATGTAGCGGATGGACAATATTCTGAGTAACTTACCAGCAGTTCGAGCTAGAACTTTTGACGAAAATGTAACCTTTAGGAGTAAAGGATCAGTAACTATTCTTTCCCCTGTAGACTTTGCAGCTGTATGGATTGACCGAAACTCAAGTGATTACTTTAAGGGTTTATCTCAACAACTATCCAGAGTTCTATAATGATTCAAACAACTCTTCTGGAGTGATTTCTAACCTTCCATTGAGGGGACAATTTGTTTTCTTATCCAAAATTGTAGAAGTAAAATTTGTCAGTTCTTATGTGACTTTGGTTTTAGTGAGAAATATTATGTTCTAGTTATTGTAGAGAAGTTAGGGCTTAAAATGAGTCATACTCCTAAGTCCTATCAACTCAAGATGATGTTTGGTCCTTCAACCAAAACACATAAGGATGTACGACGATCAGCACCGTCTTAAAAAGATTAACGACCTTAGGCAAAAGATAAAATAAAGCCCTTTATGAGTTTTTTTTCAAAAAGATTAACGACCTTAGGCAAAAGATAAGATAAAGCCCTTTATGAGTTTTTTTTCAACCATTATTTGCATTTCCTTAAATTAAAGCAAGAAAAAAATGGTATTCAAAGAAAAAAAAATAAAAATAAAATTTTGTGTGTAAATTAGTTTTTTTTTAATAAAAAATTGAGAATGGTGCAAGCTAACATTTTTTTTGTTTTTATTATATTTAAATTAGGTTTAGTTAATCATAAACTTTTTATTATAATTGTATCAACTAATTGATATTTAACAAAAAAAAATAAAATTTTTTAATTAATAAAATAACACTGTATTTTTTTTAGATCTATGGACCCATAGAAATTGCTCATGTTGTCAGACGACGATTATCATTTTTTTTATCCATAATTATTCAATCAAATTGCAAGTGTAGAAAAGTAATTAGAATAATTATGTATCAAATCCACATAAACTGAAAACTGCACTATAAATTTTGTTGATAAGAATTAAACTACTAGCAACACAGGAGTGTTGCTCAACGGAGAAGATATATTTGAAAACTTCCTACTCGGGTCGGGTCAGATATTCAGAACATGTGCATACCGAGGCCCACGTAGGTCTATTTGTAATACGTGGGCTAGTTCTAATGAACAAATTACGGAACGCTCACGTCACACATTCCAATTTGGCTTTATTTACGACACATGGACATAAACTCGGTATAGAAGATGATACCTATTACGAATATTCCCTAGAACAAAGAAAAGATAGGGCATGGATGGATGATGGTTTTATATTATAGCTGTAACGTTTCATAAATTACAGTAACCCCTTCAATATGTATTTTTTTTTGTATCTGCCTTCAATATGTATTTGCGTTCTGCGTTTTTTGTGTTTTGTAGACTGTCGACGTTCACAAATATGAAATTCATAGGATTTGATCCCTTTTAGTGACAAAAAAAAGAAGAAGGATTTTATCCCTTTGATGTGTGGAAGAAATTCTGTAGCCAAACAACTTCCTCCAAGATTGGGTGTGAATGTTGATCCAACAGAACAATTAATGCTTATGAGCACAACTCTCCGTACACAACAAAAATACCAAAGCTGCGCACATAAGATTATGAACACAATTAACACTGAGCAACGATATGTAGCTACACCAATAACGCTCTTTACCTTTTCCTTCCGGCAATATGGTGGTGAATGAATGCAGTGTCCTTAAACTTTGTTTGCCCGGTCACTAGTGTCCTTAAGCCTTGCACACGCTTTCATGCATCGGTGAGCTAAATATATATAAACTGGTTCGCAAGTTGTAAATTTGTAATAGTATAGTTTCGTCATTTTATGATTAATTAAGCATATTATAAAATGGATATATCTCTCGTCAATATTTTCAGTTCACAATCTTTTTTTTTTATCCTTTTGGATCCATCTTTCGACTTGGCTTTTTATACTAAAGGTATAAATGTGTTTTATATATACAAGCAACAATTTACAAAATACACTATTTCAATTTAGTTAATTTAAAAAAATGTAATAGTATATTAATATCCTTTGTCTGGCGAAAAAGAGGAGAAAACGAATAATTTAATTACGATGTTAAGCTACGACTATTGACCAGTAATATACAATAAGCAGTATCGTAGGTGTATTAACGGGAAGTGGATTAGTAGTGGTTGCTCACTATAGTTCCATGTACCTTCTCCTCTATTATTCAAGAATTTTCTATGCTCACCATGTTGCTTGTTTTCTGGCTAAAGTGTTTTTTCTAATCAAGGTTAAAGTGTTTAATATGTATTCATTCCTAAGTAACTCGTTTGATAAAAGATAGTTTCAAAATTAATGGCATAACATGTTTAACACTATTCGTGGACAGATCCTAAATTAACAATTAGTTATGATTTTAATTTGAGTTTTGGTTTCTTTCTTACAAAGCATTCATTAGCGAATAATTAATTGTTCGCACATGTACATTAGCTGGCTATAGATGTATGAATAGTTTGGACTTGGTTCACATGATCACATGTTGTAACGTGTACGTTTAGTATCTTTTCTTCCCAAATTGTCAATTAGTTAAGCATATCAGAAATGGATATACCCTCAAAAATATTTTTGTTTTTTTTTCTTTTCTCTCTACTTAGATCAATCTTCCTACTTGGCTTTAGATTATAGTAATGGTTGGTCCACAACCCTTGGACACATAAGGCATTAGGAAAATCAAACTCCGCTACCTCGTCGAACATACATACACTAAAATCCCGCAAATTTGAAGTTCTATGATGAAGACTTTTCACTCTATCAAAAAAATATCGTAAATCATTGCAAAAGCAAATTTAAAAGATATGTTAGTTTCATTGTTTATCAAAACTAAAATAAAACAATTAAATAGCGACATGGTAAAACTATTCATAACTTATCGTGAACCAACTCTAGATAATAAAGCTGTACTCTACAATTTTAACTTTGATGAAAATTTAAATCGTTTTATTTCAGTTTAATCAAAAAGTTTAAGCTTATTGTCTACTAGTAGAGTAAACGTCAGAGATATATAACTCCCCCCTCCGCCAAGATTTATATTAAGTGTTTCAAGAAAGATCATGGGATCGATTTTTCATTTCTTTAATTAATCACGAGGCATTAATAAAAAAGTTGGTATCAAGGGATATGTTATCTGTCTTTGACTATAAATCTGAAGTCGAAAGGTCTCAAGTCTATATGCATTGCGAAAACAAGAGTAGAACAAAATGGGAGGAAAGGGTTGGTTTTTGCTCAAGCTTCTAATGTTTCAAGGTCTTTTCACTTCACCTCCTCAAGATCCAGGCTTTGATTTCTTCTACTTTGTTCTTCAGGTATATAAATATACTCGGATTTAACTCATTTTTGACAATCATGTATATATAAAGTCCTGTGAAATTTTGTAATTCTGATGTTAGTACAAAACTAGAAATGAAAAGCCAAATAATTTGTTTTAAAATATATTATGCAGTGGCCAGGAGCCTATTGTGATACAAAACGTGCTTGTTGCTATCCAACATCCGGTAAACCTGCGGCAGATTTTGGCATCCACGGTCTGTGGCCCAATTACAAAGACGGTTCGTATCCATCAAACTGCGATCCTGACAATGAATTTGATCCATCTGAGGTATATATGTAATAGTATTGATTATGTGAGATTCCTTCAACGTTTTTTATTTCTATATAAAAATAAAAAATACATTTTTGAATGTAGATATCGGATTTGGTAAGTACTTTGCAAACGAAGTGGCCAACATTATCGTGTCCGAGCAACGAAGGGTTCAAGTTTTGGGAACACGAGTGGGAAAAACACGGCACGTGTTCCGAATCCGTAATGGATCAACATAAGTACTTTGAGAATACTCTTGCACTCAGAGATAGAGTCAATCTTCTTCAAATCCTCACAGGCGCTGGTATAGATATATACACTAATTAATTAATAAAGACACTAGATCTAATCAGTGTATTCATTTACATATGCTTAAACTCTAATATATTTTTTCCTTTTTTTGTATGTGTGTGGTAACTATATAGGAATCGAACCAAATGACGAATTCTATAAACTTAAAGACATTAAAAAGGCGATAAAAGAAGCAACTGGGTTTACTCCAGTAATCAACTGTAACAAAGATCCGGAGAAAAACAGTCAGCTTCACGAGATCTTCTTTTGCGTTGATACATCAGGAACCGAGTTTATCGAATGTCCAATTATCCCTAGAGATAGATGTCCTTCTCATCTCCAGTTTGCTAAGTTTTAATCATATCTTTCTTAATTTGAGTGTTCTGTTATAAACCTTTTCTAATTTCTCTCTCTATTTCCAGACTCTAAAATGTAATGTTCTACATGTTACCTGATTTATCGAAAATTTAATAATACAAGCTTTGGTGTGATATATTGAAGTGTAATATTCTAATGCATGATTTACGTTCCATGAAACTTCAACCCTAATACATGTTAAGGAACAACTTTTAGTGGCGTCACAAAATGGATAGTTGCTTTATTTGATTTCTTAAACTGAAATAGTCTCTTTTGAGGGCATAACAGATCGACTTATTCTTGGGTTCACCCCCTAGGTTGAACCTAGAGGTTCACCAACCAATAGGATTATGTTATTTCATATTCGATATCTTTAAAAAAAAGAAACAAAATATTGTCAAATTATATTATCTTTTTAAAATTAAAAGGTAAAAAAAAATAAATAAAAAATAGTAATAATTACAAAATAAATATTTTTAACGTCGTCAGCAAAACATTAAACCCTAAATCCTAATCTCTAAACCTTAAATCCTAAACCCTAAACCCTTGGGTAAACCCTAAACTCTAGGATAAATCTTAAATTCTAAGATAAATCTTAAACTCTAAATCAAAATCACTAAACACGAAAACACTCAAGGGTTTAGGGTTTAGGATTTAGGGTTTAGAGTTTTAGGGTTTAGTGTTTTTATTTAGAGTTTAGGATTTATCCAAGGGTTTAGGGTTTACCGAAAGGTTTAGAGTTTATCCAAAGATTTAGAGTTTACCTAAGGGTTTAGGGTTTAGGATTTAGGGATTAGAATTTAGGGTTTAGGATTTAGGGATTAGGATTTAGAGTTTAAGGATTAGGATTTAGGGTTTAGTATTTTGCTGACGACGTTAAAAATATTACCTCGTATCTTTCTCACTGTAGTTGAAGTCATTGTTTCAGAATGTGTTGTAGAACCTTCAAGTAATTTTTTTTTTTTTTTTTTTTTTTTTCTTCTTTTTTTTTTTTTTTTTATTTTAAAAACATAATATAACTTGATAATATTTTGTTTTTTTTTTTAAAAGATATGAAATTTGAAATAATGAAATACTATTGGCCGGTGAATCCTCGTTAATAAACAGATCCTTGGATTAAGTGCCAGTGACTCCAACTTTAGCAAATCGTACCAACTCTACCTTTGCGGTTTTGCATGGACCGGTCTGCTTCCGGTTTAAGCCATTGTCTTCATCCGGTAACCTAATCGATTGTACTTTTTCTCGCGGAAAGTTTTTGTGTATAACACCTACAAAAAGCCCATAAAATTTACGAAAGGCCCATCTGAGTGAGCTAACTATGGTAATTGGTAAGAGAGTGTTGTTGTTCCACGTGGAATAACTTGCCGAGTGACCTACCAGGCTGCCATCATTAAGGGTGCTATATTCAATGTCCCAACCTTGTTCTTATTTTATACGAAACAAGTTGAGAATAATGTAAAAGTAAACTAAAAATATTGTTTTACGCCTTATGTAGATAAACGTCTTATGTAGTAGATAAGGAAGCAACTACCGTCATAATTTGTCTGGGAAATAAATCCAAGAAAGAACACATGAGAGGAATCATCATCGCAAGCTTCTTAATATTACAGAGTCTTGTCGTGTTTTCGTCTTCATCACCACCGGACTTCAATTTCTTCTACTGGGTCACCTACGTCTGTGTTTCCAACAACTCATACATTTATTATACATGTACCTTACATTTGCTTACTGTATTTTTTATACGTATATATGGATGGTAGTGGCCAGGAGCAATATGCGATAGCCAGAAAGGATGTTGTCCTCCACCAAAAGGTAATATGGCGTCAGATTTCATGATCCATGGACTCTGGCCTCAGTTCAACAATGGCACTTGGCCTGCGTTTTGCGACCAAACCAATCTCTTCGATATCTCCAAGGTGTAATGTAGATTTGAATTAAAACTGAAAACTAGTATTGAAAACATATGCAAGATACTGACACATGAAAACTTAACAGGTATCAGATCTAGTAAGCAAAATGGAGAAGAAGTGGACAGAGTGGGGTGTTTGGGCGTGTCCAAGCAACGAGACTAAGCTATGGGAACACGAGTGGGACAAGCACGGCACGTGTGTTCAATCTGTCTTCGACCAACACTCTTACTTCCTCACCAATCTCAGATTTAGACAAAAACTCAATCTCCTCAACATACTTAAACAAAAAGGTATATATCAAAGATTCAACATCCTTAAACAAAAGTTCTATAATCATTTGTTTGTTCTTGTGTAGGAATAAAACCGGATGGTGGATTATACGGTTTAGATGAGATCAAGAACGCCATCAAGTGTGCTATAGGATTTGCACCAGGTATCGAATGCAATGAAGATGTAAAGGGGACAAAGCAGCTTTTCCAGATCTACATATGTCTTGATAACTACGCAAAAGAGTTTGTGGAATGCCCTTATGTGCCTGATAGATCATGTGCTTCCAAGATCAAGTTTCCAAAGTTCCCAAAGAAAGATTCTCTTGGCGAGTCTCTAAGTGTGATATCTTCTGTTTAAACTACCTAAGTAACCAAGAGAATGAAGAGTGTATTGTGTTTTCAATAAGAGAGTGAATGTAAGAAAACAGAGTTAAGAACCTGCTATTATGGTAAGAACCCGTGTTGCTTTATAGCAATTTCAAAGGCTTGCATTCTTTCGCCTCGAGCATTTCCGTTTCGATCATAGGATGATATCTCGTTGATCTTGAGGTCTATAGAAGCCTTGATGAGCTCCTCTCCAACCCGTTTCGCTGCTTCCTGAAAAATACATTAATATGAACATACTCGCCTTGGTTACATAACCCGTACAGACCAAAGACAAAAATGTAACTTCAAACATGACCAGAAACAACTTTATCTAGTCCTAGACTAATGTCTTTAATCTAGCTCTGAGACATGTTATCATTATCTCAATCAATAAATCAAAAGCATGAATAGTTAAGCAGAGACAATGCCATGAATACTAGAAACCATGCCAAAAATAACCAAAGTCTGACTAAACTGTAATCTCAGCTGCTTAACACTATCAAAGTCTCAAGCTTTTTTTTCAGGTGGATGAACTTACAAGGACGGTACATGGAGGATCACCACGAATAGACTTCTGCAATGTACTACCGTAGAACAAACACTTTTTGTTAAAGTCGTCCACCAACATACCATAGAGTTGCTTGTCTGAACAGAACACCGAGAGTCTCGGTTTCGTTTGTGTGCCGTTAAACTATTACAGAACAACAACAAAAAAAAAAGAAACTTCAGCCATCGTTTGACCAAAGATTCAAACTTTAGAAAAGTTACCTTCTTCCTGC
Proteins encoded:
- the LOC106310731 gene encoding ribonuclease 3-like, translated to MGGKGWFLLKLLMFQGLFTSPPQDPGFDFFYFVLQWPGAYCDTKRACCYPTSGKPAADFGIHGLWPNYKDGSYPSNCDPDNEFDPSEISDLVSTLQTKWPTLSCPSNEGFKFWEHEWEKHGTCSESVMDQHKYFENTLALRDRVNLLQILTGAGIEPNDEFYKLKDIKKAIKEATGFTPVINCNKDPEKNSQLHEIFFCVDTSGTEFIECPIIPRDRCPSHLQFAKF
- the LOC106312435 gene encoding ribonuclease 1, encoding MRGIIIASFLILQSLVVFSSSSPPDFNFFYWVTYWPGAICDSQKGCCPPPKGNMASDFMIHGLWPQFNNGTWPAFCDQTNLFDISKVSDLVSKMEKKWTEWGVWACPSNETKLWEHEWDKHGTCVQSVFDQHSYFLTNLRFRQKLNLLNILKQKGIKPDGGLYGLDEIKNAIKCAIGFAPGIECNEDVKGTKQLFQIYICLDNYAKEFVECPYVPDRSCASKIKFPKFPKKDSLGESLSVISSV
- the LOC106312437 gene encoding 50S ribosomal protein L18, whose translation is MVSRMAALTSLSSVQFRLTDILGTRLKPCPLFPVRITNMPVKPLVIEARNNSRVESPKTRNRRSRKKFNGTQTKPRLSVFCSDKQLYGMLVDDFNKKCLFYGSTLQKSIRGDPPCTVLEAAKRVGEELIKASIDLKINEISSYDRNGNARGERMQAFEIAIKQHGFLP